The segment GCTCTGACTGTCGCTTCCACAAGGGAGAAGGTTATCATGATCGAGGCCGGGGCCAACGAGGTGCCGGAGGATGTGATGATCCAGGCTATTTTCAAGGCACATGAGGTAAACCAGGAAATTATCAAATTTATCGATACCATTGTCGCCGAGTGCGGCAAGGCAAAGCACAGCTATGAAAGCTGCGCTGTTCCGGAGGAGCTCTTTGCAGCCATCAGGGAGATCGTGCCTCAGGAGGAGATGGAGGAAGCTGTCTTCACAGATGAGAAGCAGAAGCGTGAGGAGAACATCCGCGTTATCACAGAGCGCCTGGAGGAGGCTTTTGCTGAGAATGAAGAGTGGCTTTCTGTACTGGGAGAGGCCATCTACCAGTATGAGAAAAAGACGGTGAGAAAGATGATCTTAAAGGATCACAAGCGTCCTGACGGCCGCGGCATCACGGAGATCCGCCCGCTGGCTGCCGAGATCGATCTGCTTCCCAGAGTTCACGGCTCCGGTATGTTCACCCGCGGACAGACCCAGATCTTAAATATCTGTACGCTGGCTCCGCTGTCTGAGGCTCAGAAGTTAGACGGACTCGATGAGAATGAGACAAGCAAGAGATATATGCACCATTATAACTTCCCGTCCTACTCTGTAGGAGAGACCAAGCCGTCCAGAGGCCCGGGACGCCGCGAGATCGGACACGGTGCTCTGGCAGAGAGAGCTCTGATTCCGGTGCTTCCAAGCGAGGAGGAATTCCCTTACGCCATCCGCACGGTATCTGAGACCATGGAGTCCAATGGCTCTACTTCCCAGGCCAGCATCTGTGCATCCACTCTGTCCCTGATGGCAGCAGGCGTGCCGATCAAGGCTCCGGTAGCGGGAATCTCCTGCGGTCTGGTGACAGGCGACACAGATGACGATTATATTGTTCTGACTGATATTCAGGGACTTGAGGACTTCTTCGGAGATATGGACTTCAAGGTAGGCGGAACTCACAAGGGAATCACATCCATTCAGATGGATATTAAGATTCACGGACTGACAAGGCCGATTATCGAGGAGGCTATTGCCAAGACAAGAGAGGCAAGGCTCTACATTCTCGACGAGATCATGAAGCCTGTTATCGCAGAGCCCAGAAAAGAGGTAGGCAAGTATGCTCCGAAGATTGAGCAGATTACCATTGATCCTCAGAAGATCGGAGATGTTGTGGGCAAGCAGGGCAAGGTGATCAACAAGATTATCGAGCAGACAGGCGTGAAGATTGAT is part of the Clostridium sp. M62/1 genome and harbors:
- a CDS encoding polyribonucleotide nucleotidyltransferase; this encodes MYKSFSMELAGRTLTVDVGRVAAQANGAAFMHYGDTTVLSTATASDKPREGIDFFPLSVEFEEKMYAVGKIPGGFNKREGKASENAVLTARVIDRPMRPLFPKDYRNDVTLNNLVLSVDPDCSPEYTAMLGSAIATCISDIPFDGPCATTQIGMIDGEFIVNPTSAQRKVSDMALTVASTREKVIMIEAGANEVPEDVMIQAIFKAHEVNQEIIKFIDTIVAECGKAKHSYESCAVPEELFAAIREIVPQEEMEEAVFTDEKQKREENIRVITERLEEAFAENEEWLSVLGEAIYQYEKKTVRKMILKDHKRPDGRGITEIRPLAAEIDLLPRVHGSGMFTRGQTQILNICTLAPLSEAQKLDGLDENETSKRYMHHYNFPSYSVGETKPSRGPGRREIGHGALAERALIPVLPSEEEFPYAIRTVSETMESNGSTSQASICASTLSLMAAGVPIKAPVAGISCGLVTGDTDDDYIVLTDIQGLEDFFGDMDFKVGGTHKGITSIQMDIKIHGLTRPIIEEAIAKTREARLYILDEIMKPVIAEPRKEVGKYAPKIEQITIDPQKIGDVVGKQGKVINKIIEQTGVKIDINDDGNVSVCGTDKAMIDKAISIIRSIVTDIEPGQVLTGTVVRIMNFGAFVELAPNKDGMIHISKLSDKRVAKVEDVVNIGDEVTVKVIEVDKMGRINLSMKPGDLAPKASKGE